A single region of the Rhizobium sp. NLR16a genome encodes:
- a CDS encoding EF-hand domain-containing protein → MGMTMPNVILLAAAIAVGSAELALAQTSGADPHHPADPAQATQPSGMEDTTVQGQGAMPGGSGMMQSGMMGQGKGNTMPMQCMMMQPGAAGGMPMQPGMMGAMPTMAMRGPMMKIMFAIADTDGDGALSFEEVTAIHKRIFGSVDANKDGKVTPEEMQTLWRP, encoded by the coding sequence ATGGGAATGACAATGCCAAATGTTATCCTGCTGGCCGCGGCGATTGCCGTCGGCAGTGCAGAGCTCGCCCTTGCGCAGACGAGCGGGGCGGATCCCCATCATCCTGCGGACCCGGCGCAGGCGACTCAGCCGTCGGGAATGGAGGACACGACCGTGCAAGGCCAGGGCGCGATGCCGGGCGGATCAGGCATGATGCAGTCCGGCATGATGGGACAAGGCAAAGGCAATACGATGCCAATGCAGTGCATGATGATGCAGCCTGGCGCGGCCGGGGGCATGCCGATGCAGCCCGGCATGATGGGGGCGATGCCAACGATGGCTATGCGCGGACCCATGATGAAGATCATGTTCGCGATCGCCGACACCGACGGGGATGGCGCGCTGTCCTTCGAGGAGGTGACGGCGATCCACAAGCGGATCTTCGGTAGCGTAGACGCCAACAAGGACGGCAAGGTCACACCCGAAGAGATGCAGACGTTGTGGAGGCCATAG
- a CDS encoding DUF411 domain-containing protein: MHRRSFIAMAASALALRGGGAFAATTARMTVYKDPNCGCCHEWLKAMAAAGYSVDAHNTDDLAAVKARLGVPADLVGCHTAVVEEYYLEGHVPLEAVQRLLRERPPLRGLAVPGMPSGSLGMGDDPQASYDVYAIPSGIGASYVFMEIRPPKG; encoded by the coding sequence ATGCACAGGAGAAGCTTCATCGCAATGGCGGCGTCCGCCCTTGCGCTTCGTGGCGGAGGGGCCTTCGCCGCCACAACGGCGAGAATGACGGTCTACAAGGATCCGAACTGCGGTTGCTGTCACGAATGGTTGAAGGCTATGGCTGCGGCGGGATATTCCGTCGATGCCCACAACACCGACGACCTCGCCGCGGTAAAGGCTCGGCTGGGCGTTCCCGCCGACTTGGTGGGATGCCACACCGCCGTCGTCGAGGAATACTACCTCGAGGGACACGTGCCACTCGAGGCCGTCCAGCGACTGCTGCGGGAGCGGCCGCCGCTCCGGGGACTGGCCGTGCCGGGCATGCCGTCCGGTTCGTTGGGAATGGGCGACGACCCGCAGGCGTCCTACGACGTTTATGCGATCCCGTCGGGGATCGGTGCCTCATACGTGTTCATGGAAATCCGCCCGCCGAAGGGTTAA
- a CDS encoding cytochrome b/b6 domain-containing protein — MRGGYSLVQIGLHWLVAFMVPVQYLTGGSIERIHHAVHMGMTPSAWDVVQHQLHNYAGIGIGLLMGVRLVLRIFQPPEPAAPGTWTGRIATALHHVFYAAIIGQACMGGVASYFWFGIAHYHVVGSKIILAMVALHLAAAAWHTLVARDETVDRMLLPRPAKNV, encoded by the coding sequence ATGAGAGGCGGCTATTCGCTCGTTCAGATAGGGCTTCACTGGCTGGTCGCCTTCATGGTGCCGGTGCAGTATCTGACTGGCGGCAGCATCGAGAGAATCCATCATGCAGTCCACATGGGGATGACGCCGTCTGCGTGGGACGTCGTCCAGCATCAGCTCCACAACTACGCGGGGATCGGCATTGGCCTGCTGATGGGCGTGCGGCTCGTTCTCCGCATATTTCAGCCGCCCGAGCCTGCCGCGCCCGGCACATGGACCGGACGGATCGCCACGGCGCTTCATCACGTCTTCTACGCCGCAATCATCGGACAGGCCTGCATGGGGGGCGTCGCCAGCTATTTCTGGTTCGGAATCGCACACTACCATGTCGTGGGCTCGAAGATCATCCTGGCGATGGTGGCATTGCATCTTGCCGCAGCGGCCTGGCACACGCTGGTCGCCCGTGACGAGACAGTGGACCGGATGCTGCTGCCGCGGCCAGCAAAAAACGTCTAA
- a CDS encoding copper-binding protein, with protein MKTAMIKISLAALLSFSAAFGAFAAEFTKGVVNKVDAKAKKVTIKHEDLKNLDMPAMTMVFRVEDPALLEKLKEGSSIEFVAERVNGKLTVTEVK; from the coding sequence ATGAAAACTGCAATGATCAAAATCAGCCTAGCCGCCCTGCTCTCTTTCAGTGCAGCCTTCGGTGCGTTTGCTGCGGAGTTCACCAAGGGCGTGGTCAACAAGGTCGACGCCAAGGCGAAGAAGGTCACCATCAAGCACGAGGACCTGAAGAACCTCGACATGCCGGCGATGACGATGGTCTTCCGCGTCGAGGACCCGGCTCTGCTCGAAAAGCTGAAGGAAGGATCGAGCATCGAGTTCGTTGCCGAACGCGTGAATGGCAAGCTGACCGTCACCGAAGTAAAATAA
- a CDS encoding copper oxidase, translated as MFNRRQLFGASASLLAAGAWTKTSAMGLPDAATMESADMQPPLHPTSGPDYQPVVTLNGWTLPHRTNNGVKEFHLVAEPVEREMADGMTAYLWGYNGQSPGPTIEAVEGDRVRIFVTNKLPEHTTIHWHGMILPSGMDGVGGLTQPHIPVGKTYVYEFDLVKSGTFMYHPHSDEMVQMAMGMMGFFVVHPKDPAFMRVDRDFVFLLNAYDIDPGSYVPRVMEMTDFNMWCWNSRVFPDISPLVVSRNDRVRVRVGNLTMTNHPVHMHGYDFEVTCTDGGWVRPEARWPEVSIDIPVGAMRAYEFDAKYLGDWAIHCHKSHHTMNAMGHDIPTFIGADKSKLAEKIRKLQPDYMPMGTKGMADMGEMEMPIPENTVPMMTGWGPHGPIEMGGMFSVVKVREGISADDYSDPGWYENPPGTQAWEWTGELPDAARAKDAKTQITPKPTNG; from the coding sequence ATGTTCAACAGACGACAACTGTTCGGTGCGAGCGCATCCCTGTTGGCGGCCGGCGCCTGGACGAAAACCTCGGCGATGGGTCTGCCCGACGCCGCGACAATGGAGTCGGCGGACATGCAGCCGCCGCTCCATCCGACTTCCGGCCCGGATTACCAGCCGGTCGTCACCCTCAACGGCTGGACCCTGCCCCACCGGACGAACAACGGCGTCAAGGAGTTCCACCTCGTCGCAGAGCCGGTCGAACGCGAGATGGCCGACGGCATGACCGCATATCTCTGGGGCTATAACGGCCAGTCTCCGGGTCCGACCATCGAGGCGGTCGAAGGCGACCGGGTGCGCATCTTCGTCACCAACAAGCTGCCGGAACACACGACGATTCACTGGCACGGCATGATTCTGCCGTCAGGCATGGATGGCGTCGGCGGGTTGACGCAGCCGCACATTCCGGTCGGCAAGACCTATGTCTACGAGTTCGATCTCGTGAAGTCGGGCACCTTCATGTACCACCCGCATTCCGACGAGATGGTGCAGATGGCCATGGGCATGATGGGCTTCTTCGTTGTCCATCCCAAGGACCCCGCGTTCATGCGCGTCGACCGCGACTTCGTCTTCCTGCTCAACGCCTATGACATCGATCCCGGCTCGTATGTGCCGAGGGTCATGGAGATGACCGACTTCAACATGTGGTGCTGGAACAGCCGCGTGTTTCCGGACATCAGCCCGCTGGTCGTTTCCAGGAACGACCGCGTGCGAGTGCGGGTCGGCAACCTTACGATGACGAACCACCCGGTTCACATGCATGGTTATGACTTCGAGGTGACATGCACGGATGGCGGATGGGTGCGGCCCGAGGCTCGATGGCCGGAGGTGAGCATCGATATCCCCGTCGGCGCCATGCGCGCCTATGAGTTCGACGCCAAATACCTCGGCGACTGGGCGATCCACTGCCACAAGTCGCATCACACGATGAACGCGATGGGCCACGACATCCCGACCTTCATCGGCGCGGATAAGTCGAAGCTCGCCGAGAAGATCAGGAAGCTGCAACCGGATTACATGCCAATGGGCACCAAGGGCATGGCCGATATGGGCGAAATGGAAATGCCCATTCCCGAGAACACTGTTCCGATGATGACCGGCTGGGGGCCGCATGGCCCGATCGAGATGGGCGGCATGTTCTCGGTCGTGAAGGTCCGCGAGGGCATCTCGGCGGACGATTACTCCGATCCGGGCTGGTACGAGAACCCGCCCGGAACGCAGGCCTGGGAGTGGACTGGCGAGCTGCCGGACGCCGCCAGGGCCAAAGACGCGAAGACGCAAATCACGCCGAAGCCGACGAACGGCTGA
- a CDS encoding cytochrome c translates to MRRTFFVTTFGLLLAMGAALLTTVPSPAAEDVVALRQADMKAMAAAAKTISGMFKDPASYKAAEFRWAADTIRDRSGVVLSEHFVSEATSPQSKARPNILEERERFDRIANDLRDYAIALDAAAQNNPGPMPADMRMKPGEAMGSGPLGTHVRSEQELSAMPAEHAFHLMLQTCTTCHARFRAQ, encoded by the coding sequence ATGAGACGGACCTTTTTCGTGACGACTTTTGGACTGCTCCTTGCCATGGGAGCCGCTCTCTTGACGACAGTCCCGTCGCCGGCCGCCGAGGATGTCGTGGCGCTTCGGCAGGCGGACATGAAGGCCATGGCCGCCGCGGCAAAGACAATTTCCGGCATGTTTAAGGATCCGGCGAGCTACAAGGCAGCCGAGTTCCGATGGGCAGCAGACACCATCCGCGACAGATCCGGCGTCGTTCTTTCCGAACACTTCGTATCCGAGGCGACCAGCCCGCAATCAAAGGCCAGGCCGAACATTCTTGAGGAGCGCGAGCGGTTCGACCGCATCGCAAACGACCTGCGCGACTACGCCATCGCGCTCGACGCCGCTGCGCAGAATAATCCGGGACCGATGCCTGCCGACATGCGCATGAAGCCTGGAGAGGCCATGGGCAGCGGCCCGCTCGGCACTCACGTCCGAAGCGAGCAGGAGCTGTCGGCAATGCCGGCGGAGCACGCCTTTCACCTCATGCTGCAGACCTGCACGACGTGCCACGCCCGCTTCAGGGCGCAATAA
- a CDS encoding TolC family protein, translating to MIGLRKLTSVLAVPLVLSGCVTGAEYSSKQAGFASVADKTAIATAKQTVWIQNQVQARSVAAEVKNLLARRKILDVETAVQIALLNNKGLQAAYADLGDSAADAWQSTMLINPTVSIGTTGFGTPGLEAFKTIEGMITTNILALATRNRDVAIADTRFRQAQLTAAVRTLQVAAETRGAWIGAVAAWENVGQLQRAQATADAASELAEKLGETGAMTKGAQAREHVFVAELAGETAKARLAARLAKEELTRLMGLWGADLDYQIPNSLPPLPKAVARRDTIEAEALRNRIDLQVAKLELEATARSYGLTKATRYVTDLEILTGFETEREIEDEEKITRTTGQVELEFAIPIFDTGKARMRKAELAYMRAANQLAEKAVNVRSEARSAYEAYRSNYDIARHYSNNVVPLRTKVEEESLLTYNGMISNTFELLTDTRDKINSILLSVNAKRDFWLAEANLAPAIYGGGATSAPAETEVAAASGSSGGGH from the coding sequence ATGATCGGCCTCAGAAAATTAACGTCCGTGCTGGCGGTCCCGCTGGTGCTGAGCGGTTGCGTCACGGGCGCCGAATATTCCAGCAAGCAAGCAGGGTTCGCTTCCGTTGCCGACAAGACCGCAATAGCGACGGCAAAGCAAACGGTTTGGATCCAGAACCAGGTTCAGGCGCGCTCTGTCGCCGCAGAGGTCAAAAATCTGCTCGCGCGACGGAAAATCCTCGACGTCGAGACGGCGGTTCAGATCGCCCTGCTCAACAATAAGGGCCTTCAGGCTGCCTACGCCGATCTCGGCGACAGTGCGGCCGATGCCTGGCAGTCGACCATGCTCATCAACCCGACAGTCTCCATCGGCACGACAGGCTTCGGCACACCTGGATTGGAGGCCTTCAAGACCATCGAGGGGATGATCACGACGAACATCCTGGCGCTTGCGACGAGGAACCGTGACGTGGCGATCGCCGACACCCGCTTCCGCCAGGCGCAACTGACCGCTGCCGTAAGAACGCTACAGGTCGCCGCCGAGACGCGGGGCGCCTGGATCGGGGCGGTGGCCGCCTGGGAGAATGTCGGGCAGCTGCAACGCGCCCAGGCGACGGCGGACGCTGCTTCCGAACTTGCGGAGAAACTTGGCGAGACTGGCGCGATGACCAAGGGCGCCCAGGCGCGCGAACATGTGTTCGTCGCCGAGCTCGCCGGCGAGACCGCGAAGGCGCGCCTCGCAGCTCGTCTCGCCAAGGAGGAACTGACACGGCTGATGGGTCTCTGGGGGGCCGACCTGGACTACCAGATTCCGAACAGCCTGCCGCCGCTGCCCAAGGCCGTCGCCCGACGCGATACGATCGAGGCCGAGGCTCTGAGGAACCGCATCGATCTTCAGGTGGCGAAGCTTGAGCTGGAGGCAACCGCAAGGTCGTACGGGCTCACCAAAGCGACGCGTTATGTCACCGATCTCGAGATCCTGACTGGCTTCGAAACGGAACGGGAAATCGAGGACGAGGAGAAGATCACCAGAACCACCGGCCAGGTCGAGCTGGAGTTCGCGATCCCGATCTTCGACACCGGCAAGGCGCGGATGCGCAAGGCCGAGCTGGCCTATATGCGGGCGGCAAACCAGCTCGCGGAGAAGGCCGTCAACGTCCGCTCGGAAGCACGCTCGGCATACGAGGCCTATCGCTCGAACTACGACATCGCGCGGCACTACAGCAACAATGTCGTGCCGCTGCGCACCAAGGTCGAGGAGGAATCCCTCCTGACCTACAACGGCATGATCTCCAACACCTTCGAGCTGCTCACCGACACGCGCGACAAGATCAACTCCATCCTGCTCTCCGTCAACGCCAAGCGCGATTTCTGGCTCGCCGAAGCCAACCTTGCGCCTGCGATTTACGGCGGCGGCGCGACCAGCGCGCCGGCAGAGACCGAAGTCGCCGCTGCTTCCGGCAGCAGCGGCGGCGGCCATTGA
- a CDS encoding plastocyanin/azurin family copper-binding protein: MKNYVMALALAALATPALASGNHAGGHGEKMAVGEPGDKAKATQTIRVTMKETHDGRMLFTPAVFNVRKGQTIKIAIKNAGTVDHEFVLDQEEKILEHKKVMEKFPEMEHADANSIRLPAGQSGEIVWKFTTDGEFKFACLIPGHYEAGMHGDVTVAGK, translated from the coding sequence ATGAAGAATTATGTAATGGCACTGGCACTCGCCGCGCTTGCAACCCCTGCCCTCGCCTCCGGCAATCACGCCGGCGGTCACGGCGAGAAAATGGCTGTCGGAGAGCCTGGCGACAAGGCCAAGGCGACACAGACGATCCGCGTCACGATGAAGGAAACCCACGACGGCAGGATGTTGTTCACGCCCGCGGTCTTCAACGTTCGCAAGGGACAGACCATCAAGATCGCGATCAAGAACGCCGGCACCGTCGACCACGAATTCGTGCTCGATCAGGAGGAAAAGATCCTGGAGCACAAGAAGGTGATGGAAAAGTTCCCGGAAATGGAACATGCCGACGCCAACTCCATCCGCCTTCCGGCCGGTCAATCCGGCGAGATCGTCTGGAAGTTCACCACCGACGGCGAGTTCAAGTTCGCCTGCCTGATTCCCGGCCACTACGAAGCCGGCATGCACGGCGACGTCACCGTCGCCGGGAAGTAA
- a CDS encoding adenylate/guanylate cyclase domain-containing protein: MECAGCGFDIQSGFAFCPRCGSKQPLSCAACGYPCQPDFAFCPRCGASISSKTQPAAKPAIETAPGEADSDADRRPVTVLFADLCGFTSLSEQIDPEVMRALQNELFEEMTRAVEAYGGFVDKFVGDALLALFGAPAAHEDDPVRALGAALDMIDRAATVGKRWQSRAGVPLRLHIGINSGPVVTGGFGAASAKSYSVTGDTVNTAQRLQSMAGENDILVGPLTYRLTRHAFAFDSLGAQALRGKSGNVLVHRLTGLLEAPHRARGLESFGLQAPMVGRDAELSRLLTGLDLACGGAAQLVRLIGEAGIGKSRLASEFVGAAADADRFPGLAIRRASCSPLGEQSYGTLAAVVRSAYGIGERDDPDKTRQLLTTGFRALDLRPDDIEALLPLFLHVLGFGDPDGALRHIEPEQLRRQIFYAVRTVFERRLAQGPLLLVIEDLHWADAASLEVLRFMMDRLERSRLMLLAIYRPTSQTDPLDSNRVSVTVQRLGPLLAADGQTLLAAFFGEGHGKLPAPMRKRILDRAGGNPLFIEEILRGLIDMGTLHNDGQRWHVAAEDADVDIPVNLQALLLARVDRLPQEIRRLAQEAAVVGPKFDTALLRTVATDPGGIDAALDYLCDANIIEELRGPDAEIAPGYRFSQTLMHDVIYHNLLLQRRMELHRRIGRALERQYGVAPDRAEHLAQLGHHFSLTTEKAKGASYLMAAGDMARKIYANDDAMRLYRQALAAFADEPEVTPEQSALLERLGDLCGPAGRREAALNHYQRALATHRVKDDRISVARILRKISRLHLDAGRRDQAEAHCAEAEAMIAPIDAPVEHAHLLQERGHLAFRTGDQAAAAEWATQALQCLQTLPIDGTTEAGREAARAMAEALNTKGAALARLGRRRDAVQEVERSLSVAEKADLQSAACRAYSNLGVLYTIVDPANAIRICRRGLEVATRIGDLGFQARLLANLAVSCCTFTDRCGAEGVPAAEKAVEIDRALDQRDHLSVPLIVLGQIHQCHGQPKLARKYYEEALEVAKEIDEPQLLFPCYDGLATLSLEHDDMDEAERYFALAQDVCIRHKLDPGTFVVLPFLD; encoded by the coding sequence ATGGAATGCGCCGGCTGCGGTTTCGATATTCAGAGCGGTTTTGCTTTCTGTCCGCGATGCGGCTCAAAGCAACCTCTCTCTTGCGCGGCCTGCGGCTATCCATGTCAGCCGGATTTTGCCTTCTGCCCGAGATGCGGCGCATCGATCTCAAGCAAGACCCAGCCCGCCGCGAAACCGGCCATCGAGACAGCACCGGGTGAAGCCGATAGCGATGCCGACCGGCGGCCGGTGACGGTGCTCTTTGCCGATCTCTGCGGGTTCACTTCGCTAAGCGAGCAGATCGATCCTGAAGTCATGCGGGCGCTGCAGAACGAATTGTTCGAAGAGATGACCCGGGCGGTGGAAGCCTATGGCGGCTTCGTCGACAAATTTGTCGGCGATGCGCTTCTGGCGCTGTTCGGTGCGCCAGCCGCCCATGAGGACGACCCGGTGCGGGCGCTTGGCGCCGCACTTGATATGATCGACCGTGCCGCTACAGTCGGCAAACGCTGGCAATCGCGCGCCGGCGTGCCGCTGCGTCTGCATATCGGCATCAACAGCGGCCCTGTCGTCACCGGCGGTTTCGGCGCCGCCAGTGCGAAATCCTATTCCGTGACCGGCGACACGGTGAACACCGCGCAACGGCTGCAATCCATGGCCGGCGAAAACGATATTCTCGTCGGTCCGCTGACCTATCGCCTCACCCGCCACGCCTTTGCCTTCGACAGCCTCGGCGCGCAGGCCTTGCGCGGCAAGAGTGGAAACGTGCTCGTGCATCGGCTGACCGGGCTGCTGGAAGCGCCGCATAGGGCGCGCGGGCTCGAAAGTTTCGGCCTTCAGGCGCCGATGGTAGGACGGGACGCGGAATTGTCGCGCCTGCTGACCGGCCTCGACCTTGCCTGTGGCGGCGCCGCGCAGCTTGTCCGCCTGATCGGCGAAGCAGGAATCGGCAAATCGCGTCTGGCCAGCGAATTCGTCGGGGCCGCCGCCGATGCGGATCGTTTCCCCGGCCTTGCCATCCGCAGAGCCAGCTGTTCTCCCCTCGGCGAACAATCCTACGGCACGCTCGCCGCGGTCGTGCGGAGCGCCTACGGAATCGGCGAGCGCGACGATCCCGACAAGACACGGCAACTGCTGACAACAGGGTTCCGCGCCCTCGATCTCAGGCCTGACGACATCGAGGCGCTTTTGCCGCTCTTTCTGCATGTTCTCGGCTTCGGCGATCCCGATGGCGCGCTCCGGCACATCGAGCCGGAACAATTGCGGCGGCAGATCTTCTATGCGGTCCGCACCGTTTTCGAGCGGCGGCTGGCGCAAGGCCCTCTCCTTCTTGTCATCGAGGATCTCCACTGGGCGGATGCGGCCTCGCTGGAGGTGCTGCGCTTCATGATGGACCGGCTGGAGCGCAGCCGGCTGATGCTGCTCGCGATCTATCGGCCGACATCGCAGACGGACCCGCTGGACTCCAATCGCGTCAGCGTCACCGTCCAGCGTCTCGGCCCCCTCCTCGCTGCCGATGGGCAGACGCTGCTTGCCGCCTTTTTTGGCGAGGGTCACGGCAAGCTGCCGGCGCCGATGCGCAAGCGCATCCTCGATCGCGCCGGCGGCAATCCGCTGTTCATCGAAGAAATCCTGCGCGGGCTGATCGACATGGGCACGCTGCACAATGACGGCCAGCGCTGGCATGTCGCGGCCGAAGACGCGGATGTCGATATACCGGTCAATCTGCAGGCCCTGTTGCTTGCCCGCGTCGACCGGCTGCCGCAGGAGATCAGGCGTCTGGCGCAAGAGGCGGCGGTCGTCGGCCCGAAGTTCGATACCGCCCTGCTCCGCACCGTCGCGACCGACCCGGGCGGCATCGATGCGGCGCTGGATTATCTCTGCGATGCCAATATCATCGAGGAATTGCGCGGGCCGGACGCCGAGATAGCGCCGGGCTATCGCTTCAGCCAGACGCTGATGCACGATGTCATCTACCACAATCTGCTGCTGCAACGGCGCATGGAGCTTCACCGACGGATCGGCCGGGCGCTGGAACGCCAATATGGCGTGGCGCCGGATCGGGCGGAGCATCTGGCGCAGCTCGGCCATCATTTTAGCCTGACCACCGAAAAGGCCAAGGGCGCCAGCTATCTCATGGCGGCGGGCGATATGGCCCGCAAGATTTACGCCAATGACGATGCCATGCGTCTCTACCGTCAGGCTCTTGCTGCCTTTGCCGACGAGCCGGAGGTGACGCCGGAGCAATCGGCGCTGCTGGAGCGCCTTGGCGATCTCTGCGGTCCTGCCGGCCGGCGTGAGGCCGCCCTGAACCATTATCAGCGAGCACTTGCGACCCACCGCGTGAAAGATGATCGGATCTCCGTGGCGAGAATCTTGCGCAAGATCAGCCGCCTGCATCTCGATGCGGGACGTCGCGATCAGGCGGAGGCCCATTGCGCCGAAGCCGAAGCGATGATCGCGCCGATCGATGCGCCGGTCGAACATGCGCATCTCCTGCAGGAACGCGGCCACCTCGCCTTCCGCACCGGCGACCAGGCTGCTGCCGCCGAATGGGCGACACAGGCGCTGCAATGCCTGCAAACGCTGCCGATCGATGGAACGACGGAGGCCGGACGGGAGGCGGCGCGGGCGATGGCAGAGGCGCTGAACACCAAGGGTGCAGCGCTGGCGCGGCTCGGACGCCGCCGTGATGCCGTGCAGGAAGTGGAGCGCAGCCTTTCGGTCGCCGAAAAGGCCGATCTGCAAAGTGCCGCCTGCCGCGCCTATTCCAACCTCGGCGTTCTCTACACAATCGTCGATCCGGCCAACGCCATCAGAATCTGCCGGCGCGGGTTGGAGGTCGCCACTCGTATCGGCGATCTCGGCTTCCAGGCGCGTCTTCTCGCCAATCTCGCGGTCTCCTGCTGCACCTTCACAGATCGCTGCGGAGCGGAGGGCGTGCCGGCGGCGGAAAAGGCGGTGGAGATCGACCGGGCGCTCGATCAGCGCGACCATCTCTCCGTACCGCTGATCGTGCTCGGTCAGATACACCAATGTCATGGGCAGCCGAAGCTAGCTCGTAAGTATTACGAGGAAGCCCTTGAGGTTGCGAAGGAAATTGACGAGCCGCAACTGCTCTTTCCGTGTTATGATGGCTTGGCGACACTGAGCCTTGAACACGACGACATGGATGAAGCGGAACGGTATTTCGCGCTGGCGCAGGATGTGTGCATCCGCCACAAGCTCGACCCCGGCACATTCGTCGTCTTGCCGTTTCTCGACTGA
- a CDS encoding peroxiredoxin-like family protein, whose protein sequence is MQENHADKPLQPGDRAPNVVLDAITRHGKIAIDDFRGQKPVLVGLFRGLHCPFCRRQIAAMAELTGALQEKGIDSLTVVNTPIERARLYFRYHPLPNLLAASDPERVSHRAFGLPNIEFTESENEWPHKVSMSTMSSMRIDMPGELPEPMDVMAAIDYLDKADGYEFTEDDTRMIATGHGQLVGEFLLDRDGVVRWCFTEVEEGGRNLFGGPAPRDVMSAASNMAA, encoded by the coding sequence ATGCAGGAGAACCACGCCGATAAACCATTACAGCCTGGAGATCGCGCGCCCAACGTGGTGCTGGATGCGATCACCCGCCATGGCAAGATCGCCATCGATGATTTCCGCGGTCAGAAGCCGGTGCTCGTCGGCTTGTTTCGTGGCCTACACTGCCCCTTCTGCCGCCGGCAGATCGCCGCCATGGCCGAACTCACCGGTGCGTTGCAGGAGAAAGGCATCGACAGCCTGACAGTCGTCAATACGCCAATCGAGCGAGCGCGCCTCTATTTCCGCTACCACCCGCTTCCCAATTTACTGGCCGCCTCCGACCCCGAACGGGTATCGCACAGAGCCTTCGGCCTGCCGAATATCGAGTTCACCGAATCCGAGAACGAATGGCCGCACAAGGTCAGCATGAGCACGATGTCCTCAATGCGGATCGACATGCCGGGCGAGCTGCCGGAGCCCATGGATGTGATGGCGGCGATCGACTATCTCGACAAGGCCGACGGCTACGAATTCACGGAGGACGATACGCGGATGATCGCCACCGGCCATGGCCAGCTTGTCGGCGAATTCCTGCTCGACCGCGATGGCGTCGTGCGCTGGTGTTTCACGGAAGTCGAGGAAGGTGGGCGCAACTTGTTCGGCGGTCCCGCGCCTCGGGATGTGATGTCGGCGGCTTCGAATATGGCTGCTTGA